A genomic stretch from Sphingobacterium sp. ML3W includes:
- a CDS encoding shikimate dehydrogenase, translating to MKKLGLIGFPLGHSFSKKYYLEKFQKENIQHVDYDLYPIERISDFPSIFTNKDFYGVNVTIPYKIEVMDYLNELSEEAKVIQAVNCIRITHLANGVPYLKGYNTDAYGFEESLKPLLNQNDKNALILGNGGAAKAVIYTLDKLGIKYKLVSRTKQTDNYTYEELDETILAEYTLIINCSPVGTFPNIAESPTLPYEHINAKHLFYDLIYNPEETTFLKKGKEKGARTKNGYEMLLLQAEKNWEIWNS from the coding sequence ATGAAAAAATTAGGTCTGATAGGATTTCCGTTAGGACACTCCTTTTCCAAGAAATATTATTTAGAAAAGTTTCAGAAAGAAAATATTCAACATGTAGATTATGACCTATATCCAATTGAACGTATATCGGATTTTCCATCTATATTTACGAACAAGGACTTTTATGGGGTAAATGTGACCATTCCATATAAGATAGAGGTCATGGATTATTTAAACGAACTATCGGAAGAAGCTAAAGTAATACAAGCTGTAAACTGTATCCGCATTACGCATCTCGCAAACGGCGTTCCATACTTGAAAGGCTATAACACGGATGCATATGGATTTGAAGAATCACTGAAACCACTTTTGAACCAGAATGACAAAAACGCTTTAATCCTAGGAAACGGAGGAGCAGCAAAAGCAGTGATCTATACATTAGATAAATTAGGGATAAAATACAAGCTCGTCAGCAGAACCAAACAAACGGACAACTACACGTATGAGGAATTAGATGAAACGATTTTAGCTGAATATACATTAATTATCAATTGTTCACCAGTGGGAACATTTCCCAATATAGCAGAGTCTCCGACTTTACCGTACGAACATATCAATGCCAAGCACCTATTCTATGATCTTATTTATAATCCAGAAGAGACAACATTCCTAAAGAAAGGCAAAGAAAAAGGTGCTCGAACTAAAAATGGGTATGAAATGTTGCTGCTTCAGGCAGAGAAGAATTGGGAAATTTGGAATAGCTAG
- a CDS encoding FtsX-like permease family protein, whose translation MNLPFLFAKRYLFSKKSVNAINIISSISVIGVMVSSAALIILLSSFNGMEELIISMYSKFAPELKIEPQKGKLFTTNKSVFNELRKNPNVIHYTEVLEEKVLLQYANRQYISTIKGIEPKSINKSIGDSILVDGVYKLLRDSTNLAILGASVQANLGISMQNTPDLIQVYSPRKGVKNTSNPAEEFNIRAISPGGVLRYQQDFDNFVITPISFAKEVLGEYDRVSAIEFYLKEGTDAKLFEKDLQHKLGTDYVVKNREEQNPTLYKNVRVERWVVFFILTLISIIAIFNIVGSLTMLVLDKQKDMTVLKSLGGNNSLIQRIFFYEGLMIAIIGCILGLFIGAIFNYVQSTYGIIRVEDGANAILDSYPMVSRWSDYMLVFLTVTSISGLVSYFSAKISVKELNKLKATD comes from the coding sequence ATGAACTTACCTTTTCTATTTGCCAAGAGATACCTGTTTTCAAAAAAATCGGTCAACGCTATTAATATCATCTCCTCAATTAGTGTGATAGGTGTTATGGTAAGTAGTGCCGCATTAATCATACTCCTGTCCTCTTTCAATGGGATGGAGGAGCTTATTATATCTATGTATAGCAAATTTGCTCCTGAACTAAAGATAGAGCCACAAAAAGGCAAGCTCTTTACAACAAATAAATCAGTCTTTAATGAGTTGAGAAAAAATCCTAATGTTATCCATTATACAGAAGTACTAGAAGAGAAGGTATTACTTCAATATGCAAATCGACAGTATATTTCAACTATCAAGGGAATCGAGCCCAAATCGATTAATAAGAGTATTGGTGATAGTATTCTTGTGGATGGAGTATATAAACTCTTACGTGATTCAACTAATCTGGCTATACTTGGAGCAAGTGTCCAGGCTAATCTCGGTATTTCTATGCAGAATACCCCAGATTTAATCCAAGTTTATTCACCAAGAAAAGGCGTCAAAAACACATCTAATCCTGCTGAAGAATTTAATATTAGAGCTATCAGTCCAGGAGGTGTTCTCAGATACCAACAGGACTTTGACAATTTCGTTATTACACCAATTTCATTTGCCAAAGAAGTACTCGGCGAATATGACAGAGTTTCTGCTATTGAATTCTATCTCAAGGAAGGTACTGACGCTAAACTATTTGAAAAAGATCTTCAACACAAGCTGGGCACAGATTATGTTGTTAAAAATAGAGAGGAGCAAAATCCAACTTTATACAAAAATGTACGTGTAGAGAGATGGGTTGTGTTTTTTATTTTAACATTGATTAGTATCATCGCAATTTTTAATATAGTAGGGTCATTGACGATGTTAGTATTGGATAAACAAAAGGATATGACAGTCCTAAAAAGCTTAGGTGGTAACAATAGCTTAATTCAACGCATCTTCTTCTATGAGGGGTTGATGATTGCAATTATTGGTTGCATTTTAGGTTTATTCATTGGTGCTATATTCAATTACGTCCAATCCACCTATGGTATTATACGTGTTGAAGACGGTGCAAATGCAATTTTAGACAGCTATCCTATGGTGAGCAGATGGAGCGATTACATGTTGGTATTCCTGACCGTTACCAGTATTTCAGGATTAGTATCTTATTTTTCAGCAAAGATAAGTGTAAAAGAGCTGAACAAGCTCAAAGCAACAGATTAA
- a CDS encoding MBL fold metallo-hydrolase, with amino-acid sequence MLTIRTFTFNPYQENTYLLYNEEGNALIIDPGMYGEKEQVEFLTFVDLHNLTPQLLLNTHCHIDHVLGNYFIHEKFDLLPQFHEGELSTLVAVQNYAPQMGFRYDISPIGEVFLKDGDKIQIDNDELEVILAPGHSPAHICFYSASQKFLIGGDVLFRNSIGRTDLPGGNHQQLLDNIKQRLYTLPDDTVVYPGHGPSTTIGFEKNSNPFIQG; translated from the coding sequence ATGCTAACGATCAGAACATTCACTTTCAATCCATACCAAGAAAATACCTATTTGTTGTATAACGAAGAGGGAAATGCCTTAATTATCGACCCAGGGATGTATGGGGAAAAAGAGCAAGTGGAGTTTTTAACCTTCGTCGATCTTCATAATCTCACTCCACAATTGTTACTGAATACCCATTGTCACATTGATCATGTCTTGGGCAATTATTTTATTCATGAGAAATTTGATCTACTTCCTCAATTTCACGAAGGAGAACTATCTACGCTGGTTGCAGTTCAGAACTATGCTCCGCAAATGGGATTCCGCTATGACATCTCTCCTATTGGAGAAGTATTTCTAAAAGATGGAGACAAAATACAAATAGACAATGACGAATTGGAAGTGATATTGGCACCCGGCCACTCACCGGCGCATATCTGTTTTTACTCCGCTTCTCAAAAATTCCTAATTGGTGGAGATGTCTTGTTCCGTAACAGTATTGGCCGCACTGATCTACCAGGAGGAAATCATCAGCAGCTTTTAGATAATATTAAGCAAAGACTTTATACCTTACCAGATGACACCGTTGTCTACCCAGGTCATGGCCCTTCAACGACAATAGGTTTTGAAAAAAACTCCAATCCATTTATACAAGGATAA